The Fusobacterium necrophorum subsp. necrophorum genome has a window encoding:
- a CDS encoding U32 family peptidase, producing the protein MKIVAPAGNKERLYAAIKAGAEEIYMGLQGFGARRAAENFSVEEFIEALDYAHLRGSRIFLTLNTLMFQEEIEFLYLNLKKLYEHGLDAVIVQDLGLAYYLHQNFPDLELHGSTQLSVANHVEINFLQSIGFTRVVLPRELSFEEIKSIREHCSIELEVFVSGALCICYSGNCYLSSFLGGRSGNRGMCAQPCRKNYQINQKKKAYFLSPKDQLLEKEEIQKLKEIGIDSIKLEGRMKEANYVFATVQYYRNIIDNLSVEEKSSSLFNRGYSKGYFYQKTTEIMNPYFSSNLGERVGLIQGKEIHLEKEVILGDGFSYLSSSFEKLGGCYLNRIVVKGKQEKRKKAFKGEILILKELARGSKYLYRSYSKAIQDKIDFEKKQKEKRKEIIASFIGKIGKKAILSLQTDNERGKEIIVTISSEVKLETAKKKASTEEEIFQKIAELGNTSFVLKHADIDLEKNLFVPASLVKSLKRSAIEELEKKLLSSYLRISGPEWKLQSVLKEKIDTLEYYFIVRTKEQKKYLEEKGYSKILYRSYDIAREGELEKQSTNSLLAANLYQILKNQNSSGLLGNWNLNISNLYSFKCLECFPQLEILTLSPEMSFEKMKKIGATKQKKAILAYSKLRGMYIELDLTQGKNTMLENQEKDTFQVMTNDLGHTEVYLEKALNILSKQDLIKELGISVVIIEFTYEDLKEMELVLQELREQTGRYQAYNYERGVY; encoded by the coding sequence ATGAAAATTGTCGCTCCGGCAGGAAATAAAGAGCGTCTTTATGCAGCCATAAAGGCAGGAGCAGAAGAAATTTATATGGGATTACAGGGGTTCGGAGCTAGAAGAGCTGCTGAAAATTTTAGTGTGGAAGAATTTATAGAAGCTTTGGACTATGCTCATTTACGAGGAAGTCGTATCTTTTTGACTCTAAACACTCTGATGTTCCAAGAAGAAATCGAATTTCTTTATCTCAATTTAAAAAAATTATATGAACACGGTTTGGATGCTGTGATTGTTCAAGACTTAGGTCTTGCTTATTATTTGCACCAAAATTTTCCGGACTTGGAACTACATGGCAGTACTCAACTCAGCGTGGCAAACCATGTCGAAATCAATTTCCTACAATCTATCGGTTTTACTCGAGTTGTTCTTCCCAGAGAATTATCTTTTGAAGAAATCAAATCCATTCGAGAACATTGCAGCATAGAATTGGAAGTATTTGTGTCGGGAGCCTTGTGTATCTGTTATTCCGGAAATTGTTATCTGAGCAGTTTTTTAGGAGGAAGAAGCGGAAATCGTGGTATGTGTGCTCAGCCTTGTCGAAAAAACTACCAAATCAATCAAAAGAAGAAAGCTTATTTTTTAAGCCCGAAAGATCAACTTTTGGAGAAAGAAGAAATTCAAAAATTAAAAGAAATCGGTATTGACAGCATTAAATTGGAGGGACGTATGAAAGAAGCCAACTACGTTTTTGCCACCGTTCAATATTATCGAAATATCATCGACAATCTAAGTGTGGAAGAAAAAAGTTCTTCTCTCTTTAATCGAGGCTACTCTAAAGGCTATTTTTATCAAAAGACAACGGAAATCATGAATCCGTATTTTTCTTCGAATTTAGGAGAAAGAGTCGGACTCATTCAAGGAAAAGAAATTCATTTAGAAAAAGAAGTCATCTTGGGGGACGGTTTCAGCTATCTTTCCTCCAGCTTTGAAAAACTGGGAGGCTGCTATCTGAATCGGATTGTAGTGAAAGGAAAGCAGGAAAAACGAAAAAAAGCTTTCAAAGGAGAAATTTTAATTCTGAAAGAACTTGCTCGTGGAAGTAAATACCTGTATCGAAGCTATTCCAAGGCAATCCAAGACAAGATTGACTTCGAAAAGAAGCAAAAAGAAAAAAGAAAGGAAATTATTGCCTCTTTTATTGGAAAAATAGGAAAAAAAGCTATTCTGTCTTTACAGACTGACAATGAACGGGGAAAAGAAATCATTGTGACTATCTCAAGTGAAGTCAAATTGGAAACGGCAAAGAAAAAAGCAAGTACAGAAGAAGAAATCTTTCAAAAAATAGCGGAATTGGGAAATACTTCTTTTGTTCTAAAACATGCCGACATAGACTTGGAAAAAAATCTTTTTGTTCCCGCTTCCCTTGTAAAATCTCTAAAACGTTCTGCAATAGAAGAGTTGGAGAAAAAATTACTAAGTTCTTATTTGCGAATATCCGGTCCTGAATGGAAATTACAATCTGTCTTAAAGGAAAAAATTGACACATTGGAATATTACTTTATTGTTCGAACAAAAGAACAAAAAAAATATCTGGAAGAAAAAGGATATTCTAAGATCTTGTACCGTTCTTATGACATTGCAAGAGAAGGAGAATTGGAAAAACAAAGTACTAACAGCTTACTGGCTGCCAATCTATATCAAATTTTGAAAAATCAAAACTCTTCCGGTCTTCTTGGGAATTGGAATTTAAATATCAGTAATCTTTATAGTTTTAAATGTTTGGAATGTTTCCCGCAATTAGAAATTCTGACCCTTTCCCCTGAAATGAGTTTTGAAAAGATGAAAAAAATAGGGGCTACGAAACAGAAAAAAGCTATTTTAGCTTATTCAAAACTACGAGGAATGTATATTGAACTCGATCTCACGCAAGGGAAAAATACTATGCTTGAAAATCAGGAAAAAGATACTTTTCAAGTCATGACCAATGATTTAGGGCATACGGAAGTCTATCTGGAAAAAGCTCTGAATATTCTTTCTAAACAGGATTTAATCAAAGAATTGGGAATTTCTGTTGTAATCATAGAATTTACCTATGAGGATTTGAAAGAAATGGAGCTCGTTCTCCAAGAATTACGAGAGCAGACCGGAAGGTACCAAGCCTATAATTATGAAAGAGGTGTATATTAA
- the coaE gene encoding dephospho-CoA kinase (Dephospho-CoA kinase (CoaE) performs the final step in coenzyme A biosynthesis.), with protein MIIGITGTIASGKSTVSDYFIKQGYEVIDADKITKELQQKKEVLEEFREIFGEEVLLENKTLNRTRLREMVFQNAEALEKINQIMHPKVREEFEKRKREHAQEKIIFFDIPLLFEAHFENLCEKILLVYADREVQITRIMQRDGSSRELAEKIIASQAKEEEKKKKSHYIIENNGSIEDLYQKLSKWEEIFNENCRSGRK; from the coding sequence GTGATTATTGGAATTACGGGAACCATTGCCAGTGGTAAGAGTACGGTGAGCGATTACTTTATAAAACAAGGCTATGAAGTCATCGATGCAGATAAAATTACCAAAGAACTACAACAAAAAAAAGAAGTACTCGAAGAATTTCGAGAAATATTTGGAGAAGAAGTACTGTTGGAAAATAAAACTCTAAATCGTACCAGACTACGAGAAATGGTTTTCCAAAATGCAGAAGCTTTGGAAAAAATCAATCAAATTATGCATCCCAAAGTCAGAGAGGAATTTGAAAAAAGAAAAAGAGAACATGCCCAAGAAAAAATTATTTTTTTTGACATTCCTCTTTTATTTGAAGCACATTTTGAAAATCTCTGTGAAAAAATTCTTCTTGTCTATGCAGACAGAGAAGTACAAATCACTCGTATTATGCAACGAGACGGAAGTTCTCGTGAATTAGCGGAAAAGATAATTGCCTCTCAGGCAAAAGAGGAAGAGAAGAAAAAAAAGTCTCACTACATCATTGAAAACAACGGTAGTATCGAAGACTTATATCAAAAATTAAGCAAATGGGAGGAAATATTCAATGAAAATTGTCGCTCCGGCAGGAAATAA
- a CDS encoding AraC family transcriptional regulator has protein sequence MKREDFIEMYFQRLSNIENLTEIADLFGNRYVFPNSHGKYWFYRVSLEEGMDITFTSLPNRLNYSFESENWQEEVLELGVCTEGSMEILCYPSLEKYSYQKGQACLYYSKNTVERFEFSVKNCKSFSIHLHLDYFESFFKLGKHSWLEQEWRKNIKHMLQEKILRVWNSSIYLQALAAEITDFKIKSILDYFDFKGKINYFLAKLMLEAIGIVDNEDEKIQHLKFLVSRDYEKVYSLPEISKFLGTPIFRLQTMMKEKKGMTVSQYIRDVKMEYAKILLEKNTYTVAEVAAMIGYSNPSKFSKNFFQKYQKNPKEFKHSKIYEKKDFKK, from the coding sequence ATGAAAAGAGAAGATTTTATTGAAATGTATTTTCAAAGATTGTCAAATATTGAAAATTTGACGGAAATAGCGGACTTATTCGGAAATCGTTATGTCTTTCCCAATTCTCATGGAAAATATTGGTTTTATCGAGTTTCCTTGGAGGAAGGAATGGACATTACCTTTACTTCCCTGCCCAATAGACTGAACTATAGCTTTGAATCCGAGAATTGGCAGGAAGAAGTCTTGGAGTTGGGGGTATGTACGGAGGGAAGTATGGAAATCCTCTGTTATCCGAGTTTAGAAAAATATTCTTATCAAAAAGGACAGGCTTGCCTGTATTATTCTAAGAATACCGTGGAAAGATTTGAGTTTTCTGTCAAGAATTGTAAGAGCTTTTCCATTCATCTTCATTTGGATTATTTTGAATCTTTTTTCAAACTGGGAAAACATTCTTGGTTGGAACAAGAGTGGAGAAAAAACATAAAACATATGCTGCAGGAAAAAATTTTACGAGTTTGGAATTCCAGTATTTATTTACAGGCTTTGGCGGCAGAGATTACAGATTTTAAAATAAAGTCCATTTTGGATTACTTTGACTTTAAAGGAAAAATCAATTATTTTTTAGCGAAGCTGATGTTGGAGGCGATAGGAATAGTGGATAACGAGGACGAGAAAATTCAACACTTGAAATTTTTAGTTTCTCGAGATTATGAAAAAGTGTATTCTCTACCGGAAATTTCTAAATTTTTGGGAACTCCTATTTTTCGTTTGCAAACTATGATGAAAGAGAAGAAAGGAATGACGGTATCACAGTATATTCGAGATGTCAAAATGGAATATGCAAAAATACTTCTGGAAAAAAATACATACACCGTAGCGGAAGTAGCTGCCATGATAGGCTATAGTAATCCAAGCAAATTTTCAAAAAACTTTTTTCAGAAGTATCAAAAAAATCCAAAAGAGTTTAAGCATAGCAAAATATATGAAAAGAAAGACTTCAAGAAATAG
- a CDS encoding ABC transporter ATP-binding protein, which translates to MKMYQKLKQYASEKIGYAYLSIFLSFLASLFLLLPYWLFWKFLKELILFQNIQNVQYYAKGIVIFMVIYGILYFFSLWCSHLLAFRLETNLRKEGIKHLLDASFSFFDKNPSGKIRKLIDDNAAETHMIVAHLLPDLVGTALLPLGMLIILFQVDILLGCSSVIMIGIGLWQLKYMMGNQEFMRIYMQSLEKLNAEAVEYVRGMQVIKIFNTTIQSFKSFYDAILSYSRYALDYSMSCRRAYVWFQVLFHLFITFPLPAAILLMRQGADERIIFVKIVFYAVFAGLLFLAFMRVMYVGMYHFQALEVISRLETLFTEMEENKLEHGSLEKADHFDLEFKHVSFRYEEQYICRDLSFLLEEKKTYALVGSSGGGKSTIAKLLSGFYKIQEGEILLGGRNITEYSEKFLSQHIAFVFQNTKLWKKTIFENVKVGREDASYEEVMEALKKAQCEDILNKFETREHTLIGSKGVYLSGGEIQRIAIARAILKNADIIILDEASAAADPENEYELQQAFSNLMKEKTVIMIAHRLSSIRNVDEILVIDRGNIVERGNHKELMKKNARYAELQKFFSQANDWRIAND; encoded by the coding sequence ATGAAAATGTATCAAAAACTAAAACAGTATGCTTCGGAAAAAATAGGATATGCCTATTTGTCCATTTTTTTATCCTTTTTGGCTTCTTTATTCTTGTTATTGCCTTATTGGCTATTTTGGAAATTTTTGAAAGAATTGATTCTTTTTCAAAATATACAAAATGTGCAATATTATGCAAAAGGAATCGTCATTTTTATGGTAATTTACGGGATTTTATATTTTTTCTCTCTTTGGTGTTCACATCTCTTGGCATTTCGCTTGGAAACGAATTTACGAAAGGAAGGAATTAAACATCTATTAGATGCCTCTTTTTCTTTTTTTGATAAAAATCCTTCCGGAAAAATTCGAAAACTCATTGATGACAATGCTGCGGAAACACATATGATAGTGGCACATTTACTACCTGATTTGGTAGGAACGGCTCTTTTGCCATTGGGAATGTTGATTATTCTGTTTCAGGTTGACATTTTATTGGGTTGCAGTTCCGTTATTATGATAGGAATCGGTCTATGGCAGTTGAAATACATGATGGGGAATCAGGAATTTATGAGGATCTATATGCAGTCTTTGGAAAAATTGAATGCGGAAGCGGTAGAATATGTGAGAGGAATGCAGGTTATTAAAATTTTTAATACAACGATTCAATCTTTCAAAAGCTTTTATGATGCTATTTTATCTTATTCCCGTTACGCCCTGGATTATTCTATGAGTTGTCGAAGAGCTTACGTTTGGTTTCAAGTTTTATTTCATCTTTTTATTACCTTCCCTCTGCCTGCTGCTATTCTTCTTATGAGACAGGGAGCGGATGAGAGGATTATTTTTGTTAAAATTGTCTTTTATGCAGTATTTGCAGGTTTATTATTTCTTGCTTTCATGAGAGTCATGTATGTGGGAATGTATCATTTTCAAGCTTTGGAAGTGATTTCCAGGTTGGAAACTCTTTTTACAGAAATGGAAGAAAATAAATTGGAACATGGAAGTTTAGAGAAAGCGGATCATTTCGATTTAGAGTTTAAACATGTTTCCTTTCGTTATGAGGAACAATATATATGTAGGGATTTGAGTTTTTTATTGGAAGAAAAAAAGACCTATGCCTTGGTAGGTTCTTCCGGAGGAGGAAAGTCGACGATTGCAAAACTTCTTTCAGGCTTTTATAAGATTCAGGAGGGAGAAATTTTGTTAGGAGGAAGAAATATTACGGAGTATTCTGAAAAATTTTTAAGTCAACACATTGCTTTTGTGTTTCAAAATACAAAATTATGGAAGAAAACAATTTTTGAAAATGTAAAAGTGGGAAGAGAGGATGCAAGTTATGAAGAAGTAATGGAAGCTTTAAAAAAAGCTCAATGTGAAGATATTTTAAATAAATTTGAAACGAGGGAGCATACGTTGATTGGCTCCAAGGGAGTATATTTGTCCGGAGGAGAGATCCAAAGAATTGCAATTGCAAGAGCTATTTTGAAAAATGCGGATATTATTATTTTAGATGAAGCTTCGGCGGCTGCGGATCCGGAAAATGAGTATGAACTCCAACAGGCTTTTTCTAATTTGATGAAAGAAAAAACGGTCATTATGATAGCTCATAGACTTAGTTCCATTCGGAATGTGGATGAAATTTTGGTCATTGATAGAGGAAATATTGTTGAAAGAGGAAATCACAAGGAATTGATGAAAAAGAATGCTCGTTATGCGGAATTACAAAAATTCTTTTCGCAAGCAAATGATTGGAGGATTGCAAATGATTAA
- a CDS encoding ABC transporter ATP-binding protein, which yields MIKKKHFFGLTEQGSKGLIRASFSSFFMHFAYMAPIMLVFSFMENILIGRENSFSILILEILLLCGIMYFLIFYNYNTLFNATYQESANLRINLANILKELPLSYFSKHDTSDLSQTIMKDVADIEHAMSHAIPQALGFLLYLIVISIMMFFGNVILTLCILFPIFVSFICLILSKKAQITSSNKYYKKLRENSEFFQESIELQQEIKSYGQKETIRQALMEQMEETETLHKKTEIGQALPTTFSQSILRFILGLTIFIGAGLYLQGKISLLYLLGFTIAASKIMDGVNGLYLNMAEIMYIDARMKRIQELRKLRKQSGKKMELSSYEIEFQGVSFSYQKDYKVIDTLSFVAKQNEVTAFVGPSGCGKTTVLRLISRLYDYDNGKILIGGKEIANIDIDCFFENISIVFQEVLLFNTSVMENIRMGKKSATDEEVIQAAKLANCHEFISNLPEGYQSMIGENGSKLSGGERQRISIARAILKDAPIILLDEISASLDVENEMKIQESLKYLLKNKTVIIISHRMKSIEKADKIVVMHQGKVESIGRHEELLKISPIYRNMLEKSNMTENFMY from the coding sequence ATGATTAAGAAGAAACATTTTTTTGGATTGACGGAACAAGGAAGCAAAGGATTGATTCGAGCCTCGTTTTCCTCCTTTTTCATGCATTTTGCTTATATGGCACCCATCATGCTTGTATTTTCTTTTATGGAAAATATATTAATAGGAAGAGAAAACTCTTTCAGCATTTTAATTTTGGAAATTCTTCTTCTTTGCGGGATTATGTATTTCCTGATTTTTTATAATTACAATACCTTATTTAATGCAACCTATCAGGAAAGTGCAAATTTGAGGATCAATCTTGCCAATATTTTGAAAGAGTTGCCGCTTTCTTATTTTTCCAAGCATGATACTTCGGATTTATCACAAACCATTATGAAGGATGTGGCCGATATAGAACATGCCATGAGTCATGCAATACCACAGGCTTTGGGATTTTTATTGTATCTGATTGTTATCAGTATTATGATGTTTTTTGGAAATGTGATTTTGACTTTATGTATTTTATTTCCAATTTTTGTCAGTTTTATCTGTTTAATTCTTTCTAAAAAAGCTCAAATCACTTCTTCGAATAAGTATTATAAGAAGTTAAGAGAGAATTCGGAATTTTTTCAGGAAAGCATTGAATTGCAGCAGGAAATAAAAAGTTATGGGCAAAAGGAAACGATACGGCAAGCACTGATGGAGCAAATGGAAGAAACGGAAACACTTCATAAAAAAACGGAAATAGGACAAGCACTTCCAACAACCTTTTCTCAATCTATTTTGAGATTTATTCTGGGTTTGACTATTTTTATAGGTGCAGGACTTTATTTGCAGGGGAAAATTTCTCTCCTATATTTATTAGGCTTTACGATAGCCGCTTCCAAGATCATGGACGGGGTTAACGGGCTGTATTTGAATATGGCGGAGATCATGTATATTGATGCCCGAATGAAAAGGATTCAAGAATTGAGGAAGCTAAGAAAGCAATCGGGGAAAAAGATGGAGTTATCCTCTTATGAGATTGAGTTTCAAGGAGTATCTTTTTCTTATCAAAAGGATTATAAGGTCATTGACACTCTTTCCTTTGTTGCAAAACAAAATGAAGTGACTGCTTTTGTAGGTCCTTCCGGTTGTGGAAAAACAACCGTATTACGATTAATTTCTCGTTTATACGATTATGATAACGGAAAAATTTTGATTGGAGGAAAAGAAATTGCAAATATTGATATAGATTGTTTTTTTGAAAATATTTCGATCGTGTTTCAAGAAGTACTCCTATTCAATACCAGTGTTATGGAAAATATCAGAATGGGAAAAAAATCTGCAACGGATGAAGAAGTGATTCAAGCTGCAAAATTGGCGAATTGTCATGAATTTATTTCCAATCTTCCCGAGGGGTATCAAAGCATGATTGGAGAAAACGGAAGCAAGCTATCCGGAGGAGAGCGACAAAGAATTTCCATTGCTCGTGCCATTTTGAAAGATGCTCCTATTATTTTATTGGATGAAATCAGCGCCTCTCTGGACGTTGAAAATGAGATGAAAATACAGGAAAGCTTAAAGTATCTGTTAAAAAATAAGACCGTGATTATTATTTCTCATCGAATGAAATCCATTGAAAAGGCGGATAAGATTGTGGTCATGCATCAAGGGAAAGTGGAAAGTATCGGAAGGCATGAAGAATTATTAAAAATATCTCCTATTTATAGAAATATGCTGGAAAAATCAAATATGACAGAAAACTTTATGTACTAA
- a CDS encoding tyrosine phenol-lyase, producing MNEKDFMDLSRYPAEPFKIKAVEPVKMISKEERIKAIKEAGYNTFNLKSEECYIDLLTDSGTNAMSDAQWAGMMIGDEAYAGSKNWIFLESTIKELFGFKHVVPTHQGRGAENILSTIAIKPGQYVLGNMYFTTTRYHQERNGGIFIDIIREEAHDATKNIPFKGDIDVEKMERIIQEKGAENIAYVCLAVTVNLAGGQPVSMKNMKEVRRVADKYGVKVFYDATRCVENAYFIKEQEEEYKDKSIKEICHEMFSYSDGATCSGKKDGIVNIGGFLAINDDELFGKAKEIVVVFEGMPSYGGMAGRDMQAIAIGFREAMQFEYIEHRIKQVRYLGEKLLAAGIPIIEPVGGHAVFLDARRFCPHLTQEQFPAQSLAAALYVEAGVRSMERGIVSAGRDAVTGENHKPKLETVRLTIPRRVYTYRHMDVVAEACINLYKHKEDIKPLKFVYEPKQLRFFTAKFDIDE from the coding sequence ATGAATGAAAAAGATTTTATGGATTTATCGAGATATCCTGCAGAACCGTTTAAAATTAAAGCAGTGGAACCGGTGAAAATGATTTCGAAAGAAGAAAGAATAAAAGCGATCAAAGAAGCCGGGTATAATACCTTTAATTTGAAATCGGAAGAATGCTATATTGATTTACTGACAGATAGCGGAACCAATGCGATGTCGGATGCTCAATGGGCAGGAATGATGATAGGGGATGAAGCTTATGCAGGATCGAAAAACTGGATATTCTTAGAATCTACTATTAAAGAATTATTTGGATTCAAACATGTGGTACCTACTCACCAAGGACGTGGAGCGGAAAATATTCTTTCTACTATTGCGATAAAACCTGGACAATATGTACTTGGAAATATGTACTTTACGACAACTCGATACCATCAAGAAAGAAATGGAGGTATTTTCATAGATATTATTCGAGAAGAAGCCCATGATGCTACTAAAAATATTCCTTTCAAAGGAGATATTGATGTAGAAAAAATGGAACGAATTATTCAAGAAAAAGGAGCGGAAAATATTGCCTATGTATGTTTGGCCGTGACTGTAAATCTTGCCGGAGGGCAACCGGTTTCTATGAAAAATATGAAAGAAGTAAGAAGAGTTGCAGATAAATATGGAGTAAAAGTATTCTATGATGCGACTCGTTGTGTAGAAAATGCTTATTTCATTAAGGAACAGGAAGAAGAATACAAGGATAAGAGCATTAAAGAAATCTGTCATGAAATGTTCAGTTATTCTGACGGAGCAACTTGTTCCGGTAAAAAAGACGGTATTGTGAATATAGGAGGATTCTTAGCGATTAATGACGATGAATTATTCGGAAAAGCGAAAGAAATTGTGGTTGTATTCGAAGGTATGCCTTCTTATGGAGGAATGGCCGGTCGTGACATGCAGGCAATTGCAATTGGATTTAGGGAAGCAATGCAATTTGAATATATCGAACATAGAATAAAGCAAGTGCGTTATTTAGGAGAAAAATTATTGGCAGCGGGAATTCCTATTATTGAACCGGTAGGAGGACACGCAGTATTCTTAGATGCCAGAAGATTCTGTCCTCATTTGACACAAGAACAATTCCCGGCTCAATCTTTGGCGGCTGCTTTATATGTAGAAGCAGGGGTACGTTCTATGGAAAGAGGAATTGTATCTGCAGGTAGAGACGCCGTGACCGGAGAAAATCATAAGCCGAAATTGGAAACCGTTCGATTGACCATTCCAAGAAGAGTTTACACATATCGACATATGGATGTGGTGGCGGAAGCTTGTATTAATCTATACAAACACAAAGAAGATATTAAACCGTTAAAATTTGTTTATGAACCAAAACAATTACGTTTCTTTACTGCAAAATTTGATATTGATGAATAA
- a CDS encoding sodium-dependent transporter: MSHNNEKKFQSRWGFILACVGSAVGMANVWGFPYKLGSNGGAAFLIPYLLFIILFSYVGLSTEYAVGRRAKTGTLGSYEKAWKSGNKDNAFGKNIGWLPLAGSMCIAIGYAVIISYVLNGLLHAITGNLMTVNPGKWFESFAFHDFSVVPLHLAIVVITLLTLIFGADSIEKTNKIMMPLFFLLFVFMAIRILLLPNAFEGYKFIFTPDWVKLANPMVWVWAMGQAFFSLSITGSGMIVYGAYLSDEEDVIGGARDTAFFDTIAAMVATFVMIPACFAYGLDPAGGPGLLFVTLPTILQDMPGGQLFAIALYLAVVFGGISSLQNMLEVVLESVRYRFPKLKRNYVLAILFLICMGIGLFMEPITKWGPWMDIVSIYIIPIGATIGAISWFWIMKKEDLLEEINKGRKEPVSVSWYWIGKFVYVPLALILCIIALVKGISF; encoded by the coding sequence ATGAGTCATAATAATGAAAAGAAATTTCAGTCAAGATGGGGATTTATACTTGCCTGCGTGGGTTCCGCAGTCGGAATGGCAAATGTATGGGGATTTCCCTATAAATTAGGAAGTAATGGAGGAGCAGCCTTTTTAATTCCCTATCTTCTATTTATTATTTTATTCAGCTATGTAGGATTATCAACGGAATATGCCGTTGGTAGAAGAGCAAAAACAGGAACTTTAGGTTCTTATGAAAAAGCATGGAAGTCCGGAAATAAAGACAATGCTTTCGGTAAAAATATAGGTTGGCTTCCTTTGGCAGGTTCTATGTGTATTGCCATTGGATATGCCGTGATTATTTCTTATGTATTGAATGGATTATTACATGCAATTACGGGGAATTTAATGACAGTCAATCCGGGAAAATGGTTTGAATCTTTTGCTTTTCATGATTTCTCCGTGGTTCCTTTGCATTTGGCAATTGTGGTGATCACTTTGTTAACTCTTATTTTTGGAGCCGACAGTATTGAAAAAACAAATAAAATCATGATGCCTCTATTTTTTCTTTTGTTTGTTTTCATGGCAATTCGAATTTTATTATTGCCGAATGCTTTCGAAGGATATAAATTTATTTTTACTCCTGATTGGGTCAAACTTGCCAATCCAATGGTATGGGTGTGGGCAATGGGACAAGCCTTCTTCTCCCTTTCCATTACAGGAAGCGGAATGATTGTTTATGGAGCCTACTTGTCGGATGAAGAAGATGTTATTGGAGGAGCCAGAGATACCGCATTTTTTGATACGATAGCCGCTATGGTGGCAACTTTTGTTATGATTCCGGCTTGTTTTGCCTATGGGTTGGATCCTGCCGGAGGACCGGGATTGTTATTTGTGACCTTACCTACGATTTTACAAGACATGCCGGGAGGACAATTGTTTGCAATTGCACTATATTTGGCAGTTGTTTTTGGGGGAATTTCTTCTCTTCAAAATATGTTGGAAGTTGTTTTGGAATCGGTTCGTTATAGATTTCCAAAGTTAAAAAGAAATTATGTTTTAGCCATATTATTTCTAATCTGTATGGGAATTGGTCTTTTCATGGAACCGATTACCAAATGGGGACCTTGGATGGATATCGTATCCATTTATATTATTCCGATAGGAGCAACGATTGGGGCGATTTCTTGGTTCTGGATTATGAAAAAAGAAGATTTATTGGAGGAAATTAATAAAGGAAGAAAAGAACCTGTTTCTGTTAGTTGGTATTGGATAGGTAAATTTGTCTATGTTCCTTTGGCATTGATTTTATGTATTATTGCTCTGGTAAAAGGAATTTCTTTTTAA
- a CDS encoding GntR family transcriptional regulator — protein sequence MAIVRKSLSDQIYDELKMEIIEQKITFGSKIVNRVLQERFQVSSSPIRDAINRLYSDGLIEQIDNTGATVVNFDIVFYLEVNEILLGITNTAVKLAFKKSDHREIAEYLNRCIALQVQYMGKVEYFKYDYEFHKTFVEFSKNSRLKKLYKQFNVLHEVLLRCFYGKELLKSQKDSIETHRNIVSSFLENNLELCIQLNEEHYNKAEKLFKNMLHKSFKSHPKIIVDE from the coding sequence ATGGCTATTGTAAGGAAATCACTGAGTGATCAAATTTATGATGAATTGAAAATGGAAATTATAGAGCAGAAGATAACTTTTGGTTCCAAAATTGTGAATCGGGTTTTACAGGAAAGATTTCAAGTGAGTTCATCTCCTATTCGGGACGCAATCAATCGTCTATATTCAGACGGCTTGATAGAACAGATTGACAATACAGGGGCAACAGTTGTAAATTTTGATATTGTTTTCTATTTGGAAGTGAATGAAATCCTATTGGGGATTACAAATACAGCGGTTAAATTGGCATTTAAAAAATCAGACCACAGAGAGATTGCCGAGTATTTAAATCGATGTATCGCATTACAAGTTCAATACATGGGAAAAGTGGAATATTTTAAATATGACTATGAATTTCATAAGACCTTTGTAGAATTTTCTAAAAATTCCCGTTTGAAAAAATTATACAAACAATTTAATGTTTTGCATGAAGTTCTTCTACGTTGTTTTTATGGAAAAGAATTATTGAAGAGTCAAAAGGACAGTATAGAAACTCATAGAAATATTGTGTCAAGTTTTTTGGAAAATAATTTGGAGCTATGTATCCAATTAAATGAGGAACATTACAACAAAGCCGAAAAATTGTTTAAAAATATGTTACATAAAAGTTTTAAATCTCATCCTAAAATCATAGTAGATGAATAA